The following are from one region of the Pectobacterium actinidiae genome:
- a CDS encoding urea amidolyase associated protein UAAP2 has protein sequence MTLIASNKTAEDAVFRHVIPAGEPYLFEVKQGQTLRLLDLEGNQAVDTLFYRVNDPRERYDPQRTLRRQNSVYLTTGSVLYSNLGNPLLTIVADTCGRHDTLGGACAQESNTVRYALDRRYMHSCRDNFLCACLHDGRLNKKDIGANINFFMNVPVTAEGGLTFEDGISAPGKYVELRAEADVIVLISNCPQLNNPCNGWNPTPAEVLIWN, from the coding sequence ATGACGTTAATTGCCAGCAATAAAACGGCCGAGGATGCGGTATTCCGCCATGTGATTCCTGCCGGAGAACCCTATCTGTTTGAGGTGAAGCAGGGACAGACGTTGCGACTGCTGGATTTGGAAGGTAATCAGGCGGTGGATACGCTGTTTTATCGCGTCAACGATCCGCGTGAACGCTACGATCCGCAACGTACGCTGCGCCGCCAAAATAGCGTCTACCTGACGACGGGCAGCGTGCTGTACTCCAATCTTGGCAATCCGCTGCTGACGATTGTCGCCGACACCTGTGGTCGTCATGACACGCTGGGCGGTGCCTGTGCGCAGGAGAGTAACACCGTGCGCTATGCGCTCGATCGGCGCTACATGCATAGCTGTCGCGACAATTTTCTCTGTGCCTGCCTGCACGATGGTCGCCTGAACAAAAAGGACATCGGCGCGAACATCAACTTCTTCATGAACGTGCCGGTGACGGCAGAAGGTGGACTGACCTTTGAGGACGGTATTTCCGCTCCGGGGAAATACGTGGAGCTGCGTGCCGAAGCGGATGTCATTGTGCTGATTTCCAACTGTCCGCAGTTGAATAATCCGTGCAACGGCTGGAACCCGACGCCCGCGGAGGTGCTGATATGGAATTGA
- a CDS encoding urea amidolyase associated protein UAAP1, with translation MTEIQTPTGRTTFDEETVPGGGHTSFILKRGQILRITDVEGGGNVGLLLFNAHQTSERLNLPDTLKGQHTAKLTAGHCLYSDMGRVLAAIITDTCGWHDSFGGVLNAQEVQAKYGQGRYQEWRNGFFRNGMDNLLVEMGKWNLNLQDLLMTINLFSKVTVDAQGQFHFHANHSQAGNYIELYAPMDTLVVLTALQHPMDPNPTYAPRPIALTWRRAESEDAAGYCREFREENARAFHNTERFCL, from the coding sequence ATGACAGAGATACAGACACCAACAGGCCGAACAACGTTTGACGAAGAAACGGTGCCGGGGGGAGGGCATACCTCCTTCATTCTCAAGCGTGGACAGATTCTACGGATAACCGATGTGGAAGGTGGCGGCAACGTTGGCCTGCTGCTATTCAACGCGCACCAGACCAGCGAACGCCTGAACCTGCCGGATACCCTTAAAGGGCAACACACCGCCAAATTAACGGCTGGGCACTGCCTCTATTCCGATATGGGACGCGTGCTGGCGGCAATCATTACTGATACCTGTGGCTGGCACGACAGCTTCGGCGGTGTGCTCAATGCGCAGGAGGTGCAGGCGAAATACGGGCAGGGGCGCTATCAGGAATGGCGTAACGGTTTTTTCCGTAATGGCATGGATAACCTGCTGGTCGAGATGGGGAAATGGAATCTTAATCTGCAAGATCTGCTGATGACCATCAACCTGTTTAGCAAAGTGACCGTCGATGCGCAGGGGCAGTTTCATTTTCACGCCAATCATTCTCAGGCGGGGAACTACATCGAGCTGTATGCGCCGATGGATACGCTGGTGGTGCTCACCGCTTTGCAGCATCCGATGGATCCCAACCCGACGTATGCGCCGCGACCAATCGCGCTCACCTGGCGCCGGGCGGAAAGCGAGGATGCTGCTGGCTACTGCCGTGAATTCCGTGAGGAAAATGCACGTGCGTTTCACAACACCGAACGCTTTTGCCTGTAA
- a CDS encoding ABC transporter ATP-binding protein, giving the protein MSFIEIDNIWQEYGDHVVLERLNLNVEEGEFCTMVGASGCGKSTFLRLLLGQETPSRGEVRLEGKRLPAEPDASRGVVFQRYSVFPHLTVLENVVIGLEIPGSPWLGRLFGQRKQDVRDRAARMLARVGLGHAMHKYPNQLSGGMQQRLAIAQAFIVQPRILLLDEPFGALDPGIRGDMHSLLLELWRETRLTVFMVTHDLPEGFHLGTRLLVFDKVRVDPHAPEAYGARITYDIPLNQERLATRQRALTPLPSVASAATSPI; this is encoded by the coding sequence ATGAGTTTTATCGAGATCGATAACATCTGGCAGGAATACGGCGACCACGTGGTGCTGGAACGGCTCAACCTGAACGTTGAGGAAGGGGAGTTCTGCACGATGGTTGGGGCATCCGGCTGCGGTAAATCCACTTTTCTACGCCTGCTGTTGGGGCAGGAAACGCCCAGCCGTGGTGAAGTCCGGCTCGAAGGCAAGCGGCTGCCAGCTGAACCCGATGCCAGTCGCGGCGTGGTATTTCAACGCTATTCGGTTTTCCCGCATTTAACCGTACTGGAAAACGTGGTGATTGGGCTGGAAATACCGGGTTCCCCTTGGCTCGGCAGGCTGTTCGGACAGCGTAAGCAGGACGTTCGAGACCGTGCCGCACGTATGCTGGCGCGCGTCGGGCTGGGGCACGCCATGCATAAATACCCCAACCAGCTTTCCGGCGGCATGCAGCAACGGCTGGCGATTGCGCAGGCGTTTATTGTCCAGCCGCGCATCCTGCTGCTGGATGAGCCGTTCGGGGCGCTGGATCCCGGTATTCGCGGCGATATGCACTCGCTGCTGCTGGAGCTGTGGCGAGAAACACGCTTAACGGTCTTTATGGTTACCCACGATTTACCGGAGGGGTTCCATCTCGGCACGCGTTTGCTGGTGTTCGACAAAGTACGCGTCGATCCCCATGCGCCGGAAGCTTATGGCGCGCGCATTACCTATGACATCCCGCTTAATCAGGAGCGTCTCGCCACGCGTCAGCGTGCGCTGACGCCGCTGCCTTCTGTAGCCAGCGCGGCAACATCCCCCATTTAA
- a CDS encoding ABC transporter permease, with translation MRLINRYPSRGGRLLLVLLPFVVLLVLYLIGSAVRLEANPNDKLLPSLGQMAEAIQRMALTEDKRSGDYLFWLDTQASLARLALGLGIASLLSLLFGIMAGAFPLFRASLSPLMTVLSMIPPLAILPILFIVFGLDELSKVMLIVIGVTPMLARDLEQRARNIPQETLIKAQTLGASSWVVVLRVILPQLLSRLLISLRLLLGAAWLFLISAEAISATAGLGYRIFLVRRYLAMDVILPYVVWITLLAWFMDMALRWLHRCGFPWSEESKA, from the coding sequence GTGCGCTTGATCAATCGCTACCCCAGTCGGGGCGGACGGCTGTTACTGGTTCTGCTGCCGTTTGTCGTACTGCTCGTGCTGTACCTCATCGGGTCGGCAGTGCGGCTGGAGGCTAACCCCAATGACAAACTTCTGCCGAGTCTCGGACAAATGGCCGAGGCGATTCAGCGCATGGCACTGACCGAGGACAAACGCAGCGGCGATTACCTGTTCTGGTTGGATACGCAGGCCAGTCTGGCGCGTCTCGCGCTGGGGCTGGGGATCGCCAGCCTGTTGAGCCTGCTGTTCGGGATTATGGCCGGGGCGTTCCCGCTATTTCGTGCATCGCTCTCGCCGCTGATGACCGTACTGTCGATGATCCCGCCGCTGGCGATTTTGCCCATTCTCTTCATCGTTTTTGGGCTGGATGAACTCTCGAAAGTGATGCTGATCGTGATTGGGGTTACGCCGATGCTGGCGCGCGACCTCGAACAGCGTGCTCGCAACATACCGCAGGAAACGTTGATTAAAGCGCAGACGCTGGGGGCAAGCAGTTGGGTCGTGGTGCTGCGCGTCATTCTGCCGCAACTGCTGTCGCGGCTGTTGATTTCACTGCGGCTGCTGCTGGGCGCGGCGTGGCTGTTCCTGATTTCTGCCGAAGCGATTTCGGCAACGGCGGGGCTCGGTTACCGCATCTTTCTGGTACGCCGCTATCTGGCGATGGACGTCATCCTGCCTTACGTCGTGTGGATCACGCTGCTGGCATGGTTCATGGACATGGCGCTGCGGTGGCTGCATCGCTGTGGGTTCCCGTGGTCAGAGGAAAGCAAAGCATGA